Proteins encoded in a region of the Pocillopora verrucosa isolate sample1 chromosome 11, ASM3666991v2, whole genome shotgun sequence genome:
- the LOC131787879 gene encoding G protein-coupled receptor 161-like yields MSIVAVVLLSVLDVFAALTNTAILCLVLPRTCMRTVSNLFLVGLSLTQFLMTVLVIPFSIVTLSQQSWQFGEGFCQFQGFFTIFLSISSATFISVIAVDRYFSLANPMSHTARVTSTHVLFTSIFNWFRAAFWAAFPLFGIDGLKYKFVPSINGCRFRLDLKGSYSIYYYFIAMESFLLTSFTMCIMYFKSFQTARNSARQVRPGNIQIQVLQNGEFTSVAQTKNSFQSLKANVTLALIIGSFLLTRGPLAIFNIVTSFTSEGYFSAGTETTVYFMVFLGPLLDSLVYVLLNRKLRKEVFLILRKCVKKRSVEEEPKDIVDYLRTLTDNYVSTRNSSTEIS; encoded by the coding sequence ATGAGTATTGTAGCAGTGGTTTTGCTGTCAGTTCTGGACGTATTCGCTGCCCTAACCAACACCGCTATCCTATGCCTTGTACTGCCAAGAACATGTATGCGTACAGTCAGTAATTTATTTCTCGTAGGTCTGTCATTGACACAGTTTTTGATGACGGTCTTAGTGATTCCATTTTCGATAGTCACCCTCTCGCAACAGTCATGGCAGTTTGGTGAAGGATTTTGCCAATTTCAGGgattttttactatttttctcTCCATTTCCTCTGCCACATTCATTTCTGTTATTGCAGTGGACAGATATTTTTCACTGGCTAACCCAATGAGCCATACTGCCAGAGTTACATCGACACATGTCCTCTTCACTTCGATATTCAACTGGTTTCGCGCTGCGTTTTGGGCAGCTTTTCCTCTTTTCGGCATCGATGGACTCAAGTACAAATTTGTTCCTTCGATAAATGGCTGCAGATTCCGTTTGGATCTTAAAGGCTCGTACTCTATTTACTATTATTTTATCGCCATGGAGAGTTTCCTTCTCACGTCCTTCACGATGTGTATAATGTATTTCAAGAGCTTTCAAACCGCGCGCAATAGCGCTCGTCAAGTTCGACCAGGGAATATACAAATCCAGGTTTTACAGAATGGCGAATTCACTTCGGTagcacaaacaaaaaacagttttcaGAGTTTGAAAGCGAATGTTACCTTGGCACTAATCATTGGGTCTTTTTTGCTGACGAGAGGTCCGCTGGCGATTTTCAACATCGTCACCAGCTTCACTAGTGAAGGATATTTTTCCGCCGGTACGGAAACGACTGTGTATTTTATGGTATTTTTAGGGCCATTACTAGATTCCCTTGTGTATGTTTTGCTCAACCGAAAGCTGCGAAAAGAGGTTTTTCTTATTCTGCGCAAGTGTGTCAAAAAAAGATCGGTTGAAGAAGAACCCAAAGACATTGTCGATTATTTAAGGACGCTAACTGATAACTATGTTTCTACGAGAAATTCATCCACAGAAATCAGTTGA